A portion of the Sabethes cyaneus chromosome 3, idSabCyanKW18_F2, whole genome shotgun sequence genome contains these proteins:
- the LOC128742920 gene encoding protein PAT1 homolog 1-like yields MDSFFGFDTGLPATDESGDTVRHTGRSSGRNHNSEDEYDALNDETFGEPDKGDWENIHESLVRLEQGDGLLHHNKVVNENKLQHSDDELELNWSRFDFCDEEESISSAADLSLDEDISTKLRLDPSIWNSPNRKAAPLQQQNSFGLSSIIPNTSFGLAKIKPIAAYNVECQSPQLPVKMLSVEDVERNIIQQQQKQRIKDREQKKFLEKSRKSTNTKKSITVQPTVKLPLQPLVPPAQLLAVRSQLFPPPPVMNHQTRLPIGYLPYSFLPAHYATPINNFSLHPGIPTATHQLGLFQHQRFPLTIQPQLIQQNMQNNQFNERLVQEIQQNHPMLLFNRQNHLYNNHQNNHKHQQRYSHSKGTDYDEYANLMTNREKQWLVGIQLTQLNSDTPYINDYYFTVYKERLASLKGNGESKTYQDNKLNHPFTQPKGHAQLLLMSSLARNCGLYSNRERKSSESKNNNDQKDQSRTYTPLQFENSLGKLQCGSVTAPRKIIDMDVVGNESPVNASLELSMQRKSRHVLLHIETVFKLVLKMEDMINPIAIEAISLAKEKREREIQEMATDSSPSSSTDSETFDELMTALKNALTQERVTQMLAIRKGKILLRRIFVLLRENPCRWSLWTVVFSSIPFLSKRDRDDCEGVLFALYTEFERHVQYSKPLELLCLTKIIATEKILLHLTGCKFLLSSIITIIFQMETFFARNAATDLTPDEQDQWIQCLETITVTITKLLRTTSAIAAQHAIKIDPDNNIILTIRTHMERFSQRVEGRNFLHFITSDSTGRTSMTADRDDKTH; encoded by the coding sequence ATGGATTCCTTTTTCGGGTTTGATACCGGTTTGCCTGCTACCGACGAAAGTGGTGACACTGTTCGACATACAGGGAGAAGCAGTGGACGGAACCATAATTCTGAGGACGAATACGATGCCTTGAACGACGAGACGTTTGGAGAACCGGATAAAGGAGATTGGGAAAACATTCACGAATCGTTAGTGCGACTGGAACAAGGTGATGGATTGTTGCATCATAATAAGGTTGTAAATGAAAACAAGCTTCAACATAGCGACGATGAGCTCGAATTgaattggtctaggtttgatTTCTGCGACGAAGAGGAGAGTATTAGCAGTGCGGCGGACTTGAGTTTGGATGAGGACATTAGCACAAAGTTGAGACTTGATCCAAGCATCTGGAATAGTCCTAATAGAAAAGCAGCTCCACTTCAACagcaaaatagttttggcttGTCAAGTATCATTCCAAATACATCATTTGGTTTAGCAAAAATCAAACCCATAGCAGCGTATAATGTAGAGTGTCAGTCGCCGCAACTTCCGGTTAAAATGCTGTCGGTGGAAGATGTAGAAAGAAACATAATCCAGCAGCAGCAAAAGCAGCGGATTAAAGACCGTGAACAAAAGAAATTTTTAGAAAAGAGTCGTAAAAGCACAAATACTAAGAAATCCATAACAGTTCAACCAACGGTGAAGCTGCCTTTACAGCCATTGGTGCCTCCTGCACAGCTGCTTGCTGTTCGTAGTCAACTGTTTCCTCCTCCGCCAGTAATGAATCACCAAACCCGGTTACCGATCGGTTATTTACCTTACAGCTTCCTACCAGCCCATTACGCCACACCGATAAACAATTTTTCATTGCATCCAGGGATACCAACAGCAACACATCAGTTGGGCCTTTTCCAACATCAGCGCTTTCCTCTAACCATCCAGCCGCAGCTTATTCAACAGAATATGCAAAATAATCAATTCAACGAACGGCTCGTGCAGGAAATACAGCAAAATCATCCAATGCTTTTGTTTAATCGACAAAATCATTTATACAATAACCATCAAAATAATCACAAACATCAACAGAGGTACAGCCACTCGAAAGGGACTGACTACGACGAGTATGCCAACCTTATGACGAATCGCGAAAAGCAGTGGCTTGTTGGAATCCAGCTGACCCAGCTCAATTCGGACACACCCTATATTAATGATTACTATTTTACGGTATATAAGGAGAGACTGGCTTCTTTGAAAGGAAACGGCGAGAGCAAGACCTACCAAGACAACAAACTGAATCATCCGTTCACGCAACCAAAAGGACACGCTCAGCTGCTGTTGATGTCCTCGCTCGCAAGAAATTGTGGGCTGTACTCCAATCGGGAACGCAAGAGCTCCGAATCGAAGAATAATAATGACCAGAAAGATCAAAGCAGAACATACACGCCGCTGCAGTTTGAAAATTCACTGGGCAAATTGCAGTGTGGTAGTGTGACTGCTCCTAGAAAGATAATAGATATGGACGTAGTCGGAAATGAGTCGCCGGTAAATGCCAGTTTGGAGCTGTCAATGCAGAGAAAGTCACGTCATGTGCTGCTTCACATCGAAACGGTATTTAAGTTGGTTCTGAAAATGGAAGATATGATTAATCCTATTGCCATAGAAGCTATTTCATTGGCAAAGGAAAAGCGCGAAAGAGAAATTCAGGAAATGGCAACAGATTCATCGCCTTCATCCAGTACCGATTCGGAAACATTTGACGAACTGATGACTGCACTAAAGAATGCATTAACCCAAGAGAGGGTAACGCAAATGCTTGCTATACGTAAAGGGAAAATTCTGCTGCGGCGAATTTTTGTTCTGCTACGGGAAAATCCTTGCCGCTGGAGTCTGTGGACGGTTGTTTTCTCTTCAATACCTTTTCTATCGAAAAGAGATCGAGACGATTGCGAAGGCGTTCTGTTTGCCCTATACACCGAGTTCGAGCGACACGTACAATACAGCAAACCACTGGAACTTCTCTGCCTGACCAAGATTATTGCAACGGAGAAAATTTTGCTGCACCTTACTGGCTGCAAATTTCTTCTTTCGTCAATTATAACAATCATATTTCAAATGGAAACGTTCTTTGCACGGAACGCAGCTACAGATCTCACGCCCGATGAACAGGATCAGTGGATTCAATGTCTGGAAACCATAACCGTTACAATTACGAAACTGCTGCGGACTACGTCCGCAATTGCTGCCCAACATGCTATCAAAATTGATCCCGATAACAACATCATTCTTACTATCCGAACGCATATGGAACGGTTTTCGCAGCGAGTAGAAGGAAGAAATTTTCTCCACTTCATCACGTCCGATTCGACCGGCAGGACATCGATGACAGCCGACCGTGACGATAAAACCCACTAG